In the Deinococcus ficus genome, one interval contains:
- a CDS encoding endonuclease III domain-containing protein, producing MRADLLSLCPPPEHVPEVVARLIAAEHPDPPVPRPVRDPLDGVLRVILSQQNTNAVAQRQWEALTFTYPRWEAALLDGPEGIEATLKAAGGGLARVKAAYLHGILAHLEETRGELSLRFLRDLPDDEARAALEALPGVGLKTASLVLLFDLIRPALPVDGNIERTLKRLEFVPPNWSAERTERWFDRVVSREWALRAALHVAGVRHGRHTCLPRNPRCPACPLLDLCPSAPLLSPEVTAGTPGRPVCSGG from the coding sequence GTGCGTGCCGACCTGCTCTCCCTCTGCCCGCCTCCGGAGCACGTGCCGGAGGTCGTGGCGCGCCTGATCGCGGCCGAGCACCCGGACCCGCCGGTGCCGCGCCCGGTGCGGGACCCGCTGGACGGCGTGCTGCGCGTCATCCTGAGCCAGCAAAACACGAACGCGGTGGCGCAGCGGCAGTGGGAGGCGCTGACGTTCACGTACCCGCGCTGGGAAGCGGCGCTGCTGGACGGCCCGGAAGGCATCGAGGCGACCCTGAAGGCCGCCGGGGGTGGGCTGGCGCGCGTGAAGGCTGCTTACCTGCACGGCATCCTGGCGCACCTGGAGGAGACGCGCGGCGAGCTGAGCCTGCGCTTCCTGCGGGACCTGCCGGACGACGAGGCCCGCGCGGCCCTGGAGGCCCTGCCGGGCGTGGGGCTGAAAACGGCGTCGCTGGTGCTGCTGTTCGACCTGATCCGCCCGGCCCTGCCGGTGGACGGGAACATCGAGCGGACCCTCAAGCGCCTGGAGTTCGTGCCGCCGAACTGGAGCGCGGAACGCACGGAACGCTGGTTCGACCGGGTCGTGTCGCGCGAGTGGGCGCTGCGGGCGGCGCTGCACGTGGCGGGTGTCCGGCATGGGCGGCACACCTGCCTGCCCCGGAATCCGCGCTGCCCGGCGTGCCCGCTGCTGGACCTGTGCCCGTCCGCGCCGCTGCTCTCACCGGAGGTGACGGCGGGCACGCCCGGCCGCCCGGTATGCTCGGGGGGATGA
- a CDS encoding DedA family protein, with product MAEWIQHLMDSMGYLGVLLLMVLENLFPPIPSEFILPSAGFAAARGEMSLLGVILAGTAGSVLGTLPLYYIGRAFGEERIVAWADRYGKWLTLRGEDIRKADDWFDRYGTKVILFGRMVPGVRSLLSLPAGMSEMPLPKFLTYSTIGSALWATLLTSAGYFLGENYDQVEHLIGPASKIILGLLVAWAVWIFIRRKKAQANE from the coding sequence ATGGCCGAATGGATTCAACACCTGATGGACAGCATGGGGTACCTGGGCGTGCTGCTGCTCATGGTTCTGGAAAACCTCTTCCCGCCCATCCCCAGCGAGTTCATCCTGCCGTCCGCCGGGTTCGCCGCGGCCCGCGGCGAGATGTCCCTGCTGGGCGTGATCCTGGCCGGCACGGCCGGCAGCGTCCTGGGCACACTGCCGCTGTACTACATCGGCCGGGCGTTCGGCGAGGAACGCATCGTGGCGTGGGCCGACCGGTACGGCAAGTGGCTCACCCTCCGGGGTGAGGACATCCGCAAGGCCGACGACTGGTTCGACCGGTACGGCACCAAGGTCATCCTGTTCGGCCGCATGGTCCCCGGCGTGCGCAGCCTGCTGAGCCTCCCGGCCGGCATGAGCGAGATGCCGCTGCCGAAATTCCTCACGTACAGCACCATCGGTTCGGCGCTGTGGGCCACGCTGCTCACCAGCGCCGGGTACTTCCTCGGCGAGAACTACGACCAGGTCGAGCACCTGATCGGCCCGGCCAGCAAGATCATCCTGGGGCTGCTGGTGGCGTGGGCCGTATGGATCTTCATCAGGCGCAAGAAAGCCCAGGCGAACGAGTAA
- a CDS encoding aldo/keto reductase, whose amino-acid sequence MTIHHRPLGHTGLQVTELGYGAWGIGADMWKGAQDDESLAALRRYIELGGNFIDTAMGYGSGHSETLVGQVAREFPGTIVATKISPKNMQWPAAPHTTADEAYPGEYVIRMTEASLQRLGTESIDVQQLHVWNDSWLGQGDWQNAVNDLKRSGKIRHFGISINDHQPHNAIRAVEQGAVETVQVIYNIFDQSPQDRLLDACLAHGVGVIVRVALDEGSLTGTIRADSTFPEGDWRNNYFGGNRKAELQDHLRAIERDLGIETPQLAETALRFVLSHRAVSTVIVGMRSVRNVERNAVIADGQGLSDEQVTRLHAHRWDRNWYTPAE is encoded by the coding sequence ATGACCATTCATCATCGGCCGCTGGGACACACGGGACTGCAGGTCACCGAACTCGGGTACGGCGCATGGGGAATCGGAGCGGACATGTGGAAAGGCGCGCAGGACGACGAAAGCCTTGCCGCGCTGCGCCGCTACATCGAACTGGGCGGCAACTTCATCGACACCGCCATGGGCTACGGCAGCGGCCACAGCGAAACGCTGGTCGGGCAGGTCGCCCGCGAATTCCCCGGCACGATTGTCGCCACCAAGATCAGCCCCAAGAACATGCAGTGGCCCGCCGCGCCCCACACCACCGCCGACGAGGCCTACCCCGGCGAGTACGTCATCCGGATGACCGAGGCCAGCCTCCAGCGCCTGGGCACCGAGAGCATCGACGTGCAGCAGCTCCACGTCTGGAACGACAGCTGGCTGGGCCAGGGCGACTGGCAGAACGCCGTGAACGACCTCAAACGCAGCGGCAAGATCCGCCACTTCGGCATCAGCATCAACGACCACCAGCCGCACAACGCCATCCGCGCCGTCGAACAGGGCGCCGTGGAAACCGTGCAGGTCATCTACAACATCTTCGATCAGTCCCCCCAGGACCGCCTGCTGGACGCCTGCCTCGCCCACGGCGTCGGCGTGATCGTCCGCGTCGCCCTGGACGAGGGCAGCCTGACCGGCACCATCCGCGCCGACAGCACCTTCCCCGAAGGCGACTGGCGCAACAACTACTTCGGCGGCAACCGCAAGGCCGAACTGCAGGACCACCTGCGCGCCATCGAACGCGACCTGGGCATCGAGACGCCCCAGCTCGCCGAGACCGCCCTGCGCTTCGTGCTGTCGCACCGCGCCGTCAGCACCGTCATCGTGGGCATGCGCTCGGTGCGCAACGTAGAACGCAACGCCGTCATCGCCGACGGCCAGGGCCTGAGCGACGAGCAGGTCACGCGCCTGCACGCCCACCGCTGGGACCGCAACTGGTACACCCCCGCCGAGTGA
- the hisZ gene encoding ATP phosphoribosyltransferase regulatory subunit has protein sequence MRRVSGPVSRAVAAAFSSAIPEGTRDVLPPEWAQRDHLRAQLSRVFAAWGYRGIEVPSLEFASAAHPQDARAFKLIDAGGQVLALRSEFTTAVGRLVRSRFPAGPFPLRLQYSGRLWLRAQTSELGRLREFNQSGVELIGVQSAAGDAELLLLARAALREVGVEAVLELGFPGFVDAVLEDAGLQGAAREALHDAIDRKSGADVDALAARDGLSADVTRTLHRLTDLYGGAEVLDAAAALARGERARGAVAHLREVAAHYEGALAGLGAAGDELLFDLGVSRRYTYYTGLTFRAYAAGLNQPVLGGGRYALEGGLPGAGFAVGLERLTEVVAPLLPPEPELVLALDLAGAEAARAAGLTAELAWTDDEAALRAFSEARGIRRWARGAQVFEMGGVA, from the coding sequence ATGCGGCGCGTGAGTGGGCCTGTGTCGCGTGCTGTTGCTGCTGCTTTTTCGTCGGCGATCCCGGAGGGAACGCGGGACGTGCTTCCGCCGGAGTGGGCGCAGCGGGACCATCTGCGTGCGCAGCTGTCCCGGGTGTTCGCGGCGTGGGGGTACCGGGGGATCGAGGTGCCGTCCCTGGAGTTCGCGTCGGCGGCGCATCCGCAGGACGCCCGGGCGTTCAAGCTGATCGACGCGGGCGGGCAGGTGCTGGCGCTGCGCAGCGAGTTCACGACGGCGGTGGGGCGGCTGGTGCGCTCGCGCTTCCCGGCCGGGCCGTTTCCGCTGCGGCTGCAGTACAGTGGGCGGTTGTGGCTGCGCGCGCAGACGAGTGAGCTGGGCCGGTTGCGGGAGTTCAACCAGTCGGGTGTGGAGCTGATCGGGGTGCAGTCGGCGGCGGGGGACGCGGAGCTGCTGCTGCTGGCGCGCGCGGCGCTGCGGGAGGTGGGGGTGGAGGCGGTGCTGGAACTGGGCTTCCCGGGGTTCGTGGACGCGGTGCTGGAGGACGCGGGGTTGCAGGGGGCGGCGCGGGAGGCGCTGCATGACGCGATCGACCGCAAGAGTGGCGCGGACGTGGACGCCCTGGCGGCCCGGGACGGGCTGAGCGCGGACGTGACGCGCACCCTGCACCGCCTGACGGACCTGTACGGCGGCGCGGAGGTGCTGGACGCCGCGGCGGCCCTGGCGCGGGGGGAGCGGGCGCGGGGCGCGGTGGCGCACCTGCGGGAGGTGGCTGCGCACTACGAGGGGGCGCTGGCCGGGCTGGGCGCGGCGGGCGACGAGTTGCTGTTCGACCTGGGCGTGAGCCGGCGGTACACGTACTACACGGGCCTGACGTTCCGGGCGTACGCGGCGGGCCTGAACCAGCCGGTGCTGGGCGGCGGGCGGTACGCGCTGGAGGGCGGGCTGCCCGGCGCGGGGTTCGCGGTGGGCCTGGAGCGCCTGACGGAGGTGGTGGCGCCGCTGCTGCCGCCGGAACCGGAGCTGGTGCTGGCGCTGGACCTGGCGGGCGCGGAGGCGGCCCGCGCGGCGGGCCTCACGGCGGAACTGGCCTGGACGGACGACGAGGCGGCCCTGCGGGCCTTCAGCGAGGCGCGCGGCATCCGGCGCTGGGCGCGGGGCGCGCAGGTGTTCGAGATGGGGGGCGTGGCGTGA
- the hisG gene encoding ATP phosphoribosyltransferase encodes MTPAASRPEGHLTLALPKGRIMEDAIALLSRAGLPLHVPAASRALRHEFPGVTLLELRNQDVPVYVDLGVADAGIVGKDVLLESGRAVYEPVDLRFAGCRLSLIREVGAEGPIHRVGTKYPRITRAYLNAQGLPAEIVKLSGSIELATLTGLADAVVDLVQTGGTLRANNLEERDVILHSSARLVVNRAAMKLRRDRLRPLIERLREVVQEG; translated from the coding sequence GTGACGCCGGCCGCGAGCCGCCCGGAGGGGCACCTGACGCTGGCCCTGCCGAAGGGCCGGATCATGGAGGACGCCATCGCGCTGCTGTCCCGCGCGGGGTTGCCGCTGCACGTGCCGGCGGCGTCGCGGGCGCTGCGGCACGAGTTTCCGGGCGTGACGCTCCTGGAACTGCGCAACCAGGACGTGCCGGTGTACGTAGACCTGGGCGTGGCGGACGCCGGGATCGTGGGCAAGGACGTGCTGCTGGAGTCGGGCCGGGCGGTGTACGAGCCGGTGGACCTGCGTTTCGCGGGGTGCCGGCTGTCCCTGATCCGGGAGGTGGGCGCGGAGGGCCCCATTCACCGGGTGGGCACGAAGTACCCGCGGATCACGCGGGCGTACCTGAATGCGCAGGGCCTGCCGGCGGAGATCGTGAAGCTCAGCGGCAGCATTGAACTGGCGACCCTGACGGGCCTGGCGGACGCGGTGGTGGATCTGGTGCAGACCGGGGGGACGCTGCGGGCGAACAATCTGGAGGAGCGGGACGTGATCCTGCACTCCAGCGCGCGCCTGGTGGTGAACCGCGCGGCCATGAAATTGCGGCGGGACCGGCTGCGGCCGCTGATCGAGCGCCTGCGGGAGGTCGTGCAGGAAGGCTGA
- a CDS encoding MalY/PatB family protein, translating into MTTTPDVAGDPHAGLDPARLRHPDSVKWALHPEGVIPMWIADMDYPVAPVILDALRARLDRSVGYPGDPRELRAALKDKLAAQGLTDLPDDGLAFTPSVVPGIYSAINALTTPGEAVVTMTPIYHPFHLATTEQGRRSVGVPLKEGEDGYEINWFGLDNAARNARLLLLCHPHNPTGRDWTPDELDRLRDIVVKRDLFVVSDELHADLRYADTPFEAFAADPKVRARTVTLTGPAKAFNTAGLGIGAMISHDPRLIARLKTGLMGHESALSRTAWQAALEGGTPWLQDTVAYLRGNRDFMTAYLREHLPWVKFFPVQATYLQWLDLRAHPRAHDIQTFLLDEAKVAVHPGPLFAPDAQKSLYEGFVRVNFATSRPLLEEALTRMRDTLNRDLP; encoded by the coding sequence ATGACCACCACGCCCGACGTCGCCGGCGACCCCCACGCCGGACTCGACCCCGCCCGGCTGCGTCACCCCGATTCCGTGAAATGGGCCCTGCACCCCGAGGGCGTGATCCCCATGTGGATCGCCGACATGGACTACCCGGTCGCCCCCGTGATCCTGGACGCCCTGCGCGCCCGCCTGGACCGCAGCGTCGGCTACCCCGGCGACCCCCGCGAACTGCGCGCCGCCCTGAAGGACAAACTGGCCGCGCAGGGCCTCACCGACCTCCCGGACGACGGCCTGGCTTTCACGCCCAGCGTCGTGCCCGGCATCTACAGCGCCATCAACGCGCTCACCACGCCCGGCGAGGCAGTCGTCACCATGACGCCCATCTACCACCCCTTTCACCTCGCCACCACCGAACAGGGCCGGCGCAGCGTGGGCGTGCCCCTCAAGGAAGGCGAGGACGGGTACGAGATCAACTGGTTCGGGCTGGACAACGCCGCCCGCAACGCCCGGCTGCTGCTGCTGTGCCACCCCCACAACCCCACCGGCCGGGACTGGACGCCGGACGAACTCGACCGCCTGCGCGACATCGTCGTGAAACGCGACCTGTTCGTCGTCAGTGACGAACTGCACGCCGACCTGCGCTACGCGGATACGCCCTTCGAGGCCTTCGCCGCCGACCCCAAGGTCCGCGCCCGCACCGTCACCCTGACCGGCCCCGCCAAGGCCTTCAACACCGCCGGCCTGGGCATCGGCGCGATGATCAGCCACGACCCCCGCCTGATCGCCCGCCTGAAAACCGGCCTGATGGGCCACGAAAGCGCCCTGAGCCGCACCGCCTGGCAGGCCGCCCTGGAAGGCGGCACGCCCTGGCTGCAGGACACCGTGGCCTACCTGCGCGGCAACCGCGACTTCATGACCGCGTACCTGCGCGAGCATCTGCCCTGGGTGAAATTCTTCCCCGTGCAGGCCACGTACCTGCAATGGCTGGACCTGCGCGCCCACCCCCGCGCGCACGACATCCAGACGTTCCTGCTCGACGAGGCCAAAGTCGCCGTGCACCCCGGCCCGCTGTTCGCCCCGGACGCCCAGAAGAGCCTGTACGAGGGGTTCGTGCGCGTGAACTTCGCCACCAGCCGCCCCCTGCTGGAAGAGGCCCTGACCCGCATGCGCGACACCCTGAACCGCGACCTGCCCTGA
- a CDS encoding 5'-methylthioadenosine/adenosylhomocysteine nucleosidase yields MLAIMGAMNEEIELLLSELKGREDLTYPGVTLHRGRLDGVPVLVTKGGIGKVNAAMTATYLLVNGASRVIFTGVAGGVHPELRVGDIVVSTDCVQHDVDVTPLGYEPGTVPDESPSWAADPELRRVAMEAAQEVENIRVVEGRVASGDQFIASQEGVLRLWKNFGAACAEMEGAAVAQVCAKSGVPFVVIRSVSDTADHDANVDYRTFMPLVARHAKQVVRGMLSRLGA; encoded by the coding sequence ATGCTGGCGATCATGGGCGCGATGAACGAGGAGATCGAGCTGCTCCTTTCGGAACTGAAGGGTCGGGAGGACCTGACCTACCCGGGCGTGACCCTGCACCGCGGGCGGCTGGACGGCGTGCCGGTGCTGGTCACGAAGGGCGGGATCGGGAAGGTGAACGCGGCGATGACGGCCACGTACCTGCTGGTGAACGGCGCGTCCCGGGTGATCTTCACGGGCGTGGCGGGCGGCGTGCACCCCGAGCTGCGGGTCGGGGACATCGTGGTGAGCACGGACTGCGTGCAGCACGACGTGGACGTGACCCCGCTGGGTTACGAGCCGGGCACCGTGCCGGACGAGTCGCCGAGCTGGGCGGCCGACCCGGAGCTGCGGCGCGTGGCGATGGAGGCGGCGCAGGAGGTGGAGAACATCCGCGTGGTGGAGGGCCGCGTGGCGAGCGGGGATCAGTTCATCGCGTCGCAGGAGGGCGTGCTGCGGCTGTGGAAGAACTTCGGCGCGGCCTGCGCGGAGATGGAGGGCGCGGCGGTCGCGCAGGTGTGCGCCAAGTCCGGGGTGCCGTTCGTGGTGATCCGCAGCGTGAGTGACACCGCCGACCACGACGCGAACGTGGATTACCGGACGTTCATGCCGCTGGTCGCCCGGCACGCCAAGCAGGTGGTGCGCGGCATGCTCTCCCGCCTGGGCGCGTAG
- a CDS encoding CidA/LrgA family protein — translation MAPELGFPEGSVTARLPAPARFVLGAGILTGFAALGEGLVAWAGWPLPGPVVGMALLWAALGLRVVRLHWLLEAADGLLGVLGLLFVPATVGVIQFLSAGAAWGAWLLVLVAGLLAGAGVAGVVAARLVRPEGGPG, via the coding sequence GTGGCGCCGGAACTCGGCTTCCCGGAGGGGTCGGTCACGGCGCGCCTGCCGGCCCCGGCGCGGTTCGTGCTGGGCGCCGGGATTCTGACGGGCTTCGCGGCGCTCGGGGAGGGGCTGGTCGCGTGGGCCGGGTGGCCGCTGCCGGGGCCGGTGGTGGGCATGGCGCTGCTGTGGGCGGCGCTGGGGCTGCGGGTGGTGCGCCTGCACTGGCTGCTGGAGGCCGCCGATGGGCTGCTGGGTGTGCTGGGGCTGCTGTTCGTGCCGGCCACGGTGGGCGTCATTCAGTTCCTGTCGGCGGGCGCGGCGTGGGGGGCGTGGCTGCTGGTGCTGGTGGCGGGCCTGCTGGCCGGCGCGGGCGTGGCCGGTGTGGTGGCCGCCCGGCTGGTGCGCCCCGAAGGCGGGCCCGGGTGA
- a CDS encoding LrgB family protein, which translates to MTWTALTLVAFVLGVLLQARVRSPLLNPTLVATLAVVAALLLTRVPYETYARDVRPLTFLLGPAVVALAVPMYRLRALLARQWRALLVGGLGGTLCAVAVDHALPRVLGVGVDAARALGTAPATSPVALQLAQFTQAPPALAATLAVLSGLLGALLLPGWLSLLGVRHPLARGVAMGSVSHGVGTARAREEGELAGAASSLGMGLAALAVTLVVALLSAGR; encoded by the coding sequence GTGACCTGGACGGCGCTGACGCTGGTGGCGTTCGTGCTGGGGGTGCTGCTGCAGGCGCGCGTCCGGTCGCCGCTGCTGAACCCCACGCTGGTCGCGACGCTGGCGGTGGTGGCGGCGCTGCTGCTGACCCGCGTGCCGTACGAGACGTACGCGCGGGACGTGCGGCCGCTGACGTTCCTGCTGGGGCCGGCGGTGGTGGCGCTGGCGGTGCCCATGTACCGCCTGCGGGCGTTGCTGGCGCGGCAGTGGCGGGCGCTGCTGGTGGGCGGCCTGGGCGGCACGCTGTGCGCCGTGGCGGTGGACCACGCGCTGCCGCGGGTGCTTGGGGTGGGCGTGGACGCGGCGCGCGCGCTGGGCACGGCCCCGGCGACCAGTCCGGTGGCGTTGCAGCTCGCGCAGTTCACGCAGGCGCCGCCGGCGCTGGCGGCCACGCTGGCGGTCCTGTCGGGCCTGCTGGGGGCGCTGCTGCTGCCGGGGTGGCTGTCGCTGCTGGGCGTGCGGCATCCGCTGGCGCGGGGCGTGGCGATGGGCAGCGTGTCGCACGGGGTGGGCACGGCCCGCGCGCGGGAGGAAGGAGAACTGGCAGGCGCGGCCAGCAGCCTGGGCATGGGATTGGCGGCGCTGGCGGTGACGCTGGTCGTGGCGCTCCTGAGCGCGGGGCGCTGA
- a CDS encoding TetR/AcrR family transcriptional regulator: protein MARTVNPIQDRQRRAALERAAYLAIYERGYAGVTLADIAAHAGVSRGTLVYHFGSRAGLLSAVMRRFTRTITAATRRALRQAGTPDGKLRAFVDNQFYTVESTRRFSTVSLDFLAAATRDPELMAVQRDFLRETLRLDLELAALGGAGDGAGAVGRARRLRALIEGLSVQFLADPAPDLEAYRADCLEGLRAILGR from the coding sequence GTGGCGCGGACCGTGAACCCCATTCAGGACCGGCAGCGGCGCGCGGCGCTGGAGCGGGCGGCGTACCTGGCGATCTACGAGCGAGGGTACGCCGGCGTGACCCTGGCGGACATCGCCGCGCACGCGGGCGTGAGCCGGGGCACGCTGGTGTACCACTTCGGGAGCCGCGCGGGGCTGCTGTCGGCGGTCATGCGGCGCTTCACGCGTACCATCACGGCCGCCACCCGCCGCGCGCTGCGGCAGGCGGGCACGCCGGACGGGAAGCTGCGGGCGTTCGTGGACAACCAGTTCTACACGGTGGAGTCCACCCGGCGCTTTTCCACGGTGTCGCTGGACTTCCTGGCGGCCGCTACCCGCGACCCGGAGCTCATGGCGGTGCAGCGGGATTTCCTGCGGGAGACGCTGCGCCTGGACCTGGAACTCGCGGCGCTGGGCGGCGCCGGGGACGGGGCGGGCGCGGTGGGGCGGGCGCGGCGGCTTCGGGCGCTGATCGAGGGCCTGAGCGTGCAGTTCCTGGCCGACCCGGCCCCGGACCTGGAGGCCTACCGCGCCGACTGCCTGGAGGGCCTGCGGGCCATCCTGGGCCGCTGA
- a CDS encoding helical backbone metal receptor, translating to MRVASLVSSNTDIVAALGATPLLVATDDYSDAPGLEHVTRLGKDLDIDVPRLAAARPDLVLGSLSVPGMDRVIAEVQAAGLPLLILDPVSVPDVLRDLRAVGEALNLPAQAEAAARTLEADLAALRGTYARPPRVVVEWWPRPIIAATRDSWVTDLLAGLGAVNAFAERPGRSTPLHLHEVRDARPDLIVCSWCGARKLRPEVIEARGLGVPVTCIPESGLGRPGPRLIEGARALRAAMDALTL from the coding sequence ATGCGCGTCGCCTCCCTCGTCTCCAGCAACACCGACATCGTCGCCGCGCTGGGCGCCACGCCGCTGCTCGTCGCCACCGACGACTACAGCGACGCCCCCGGCCTGGAGCACGTCACCCGCCTCGGCAAGGATCTGGACATCGACGTGCCCCGACTCGCCGCTGCCCGCCCGGACCTCGTGCTGGGCAGCCTCAGCGTGCCCGGCATGGACCGCGTGATCGCTGAGGTGCAGGCCGCCGGGCTGCCCCTGCTGATCCTGGACCCGGTCAGCGTGCCGGACGTGCTGCGCGACCTGCGCGCCGTGGGAGAGGCGCTGAACCTGCCCGCCCAGGCCGAGGCGGCCGCCCGCACGCTGGAAGCCGACCTCGCGGCGCTGCGCGGCACGTACGCCCGCCCGCCGCGCGTGGTGGTGGAATGGTGGCCCAGACCCATCATCGCGGCCACCCGCGACTCCTGGGTGACCGACCTGCTGGCCGGCCTGGGCGCCGTGAACGCCTTCGCGGAGCGGCCCGGGCGCAGCACCCCCCTGCACCTGCATGAGGTCCGGGACGCCCGCCCGGACCTGATCGTGTGCTCCTGGTGCGGCGCGAGGAAACTCCGTCCCGAGGTGATCGAGGCCCGCGGCCTGGGTGTGCCCGTCACCTGCATCCCGGAAAGCGGCCTGGGCCGCCCCGGCCCGCGCCTGATCGAGGGCGCCCGCGCCCTGCGCGCCGCGATGGACGCCCTGACCCTCTGA
- a CDS encoding c-type cytochrome, whose translation MKNTFAVTATLLAAFVIGGSMLAYNRGTASHHGAETETHGAANTAGSHETTANTESHESGTTTAEPAQEGDAPVAGSTVDGSEAGETPAGNPEPVSSTDAGAVAGATGATGEEPNQTARAAELEGDETAGGKTFASSCAGCHGAEGQGGVGPAMTKEANTWTLEQFTSAVREGKAPGRDLGAMMPHFTASQLTDTDLLNLHKYVQGL comes from the coding sequence ATGAAGAACACTTTCGCTGTCACGGCCACCCTGCTGGCGGCCTTCGTTATCGGGGGCTCCATGCTGGCCTACAACCGTGGCACGGCAAGCCACCACGGCGCCGAGACGGAAACGCACGGCGCGGCGAACACGGCCGGAAGCCATGAAACCACCGCCAACACCGAATCCCACGAGTCCGGCACCACCACGGCCGAACCCGCGCAGGAAGGCGACGCGCCGGTCGCGGGCAGCACCGTGGACGGAAGCGAGGCCGGCGAGACGCCCGCCGGGAACCCCGAGCCCGTGAGCAGCACCGACGCTGGCGCCGTGGCCGGCGCGACCGGCGCCACCGGCGAGGAACCCAACCAGACCGCCCGCGCCGCCGAGCTTGAGGGCGACGAGACCGCCGGCGGGAAGACGTTCGCCAGCAGCTGCGCCGGCTGCCACGGCGCCGAGGGCCAGGGCGGCGTGGGCCCGGCCATGACCAAGGAAGCGAACACCTGGACGCTGGAGCAGTTCACGTCCGCGGTGCGCGAGGGCAAGGCCCCCGGCCGCGACCTGGGCGCGATGATGCCGCACTTCACGGCCTCGCAGCTGACCGACACGGACCTGCTGAACCTGCACAAGTACGTCCAGGGCCTCTAA